From the genome of Anopheles merus strain MAF chromosome X, AmerM5.1, whole genome shotgun sequence, one region includes:
- the LOC121596199 gene encoding uncharacterized protein LOC121596199, producing MSENVFVDIPNNEQTYNAQDCFAPRLPLVRLPNVPNLRITPIILPSENRPASTSTKLVACNDVYTPHDLRHISNDDQHKCCKCSTDEVHKLKQQLAVSEALNNKLEEELKYYKNVLEQKLEIVLKNSAYQREAFQEFVTVSRPREGLLPKTNFEFAPMQNDEELQNFDRQLGTDAEYKAKVVRYLQKQVDRSDVLNRLHSLIDLLFGKTFFSKFCWMGSYDKKNPKKPFNIYKNVINLFQIIGTNENIMPSTAFVKEFLQQKFKNSLKRIHVSDLKTTTSFKKVNVNNDD from the exons ATGTCCGAAAACGTTTTCGTGGATATTCCAAATAATGAGCAAACATATAATGCTCAGGATTGTTTTGCTCCCAGATTACCTTTGGTTCGTTTGCCCAACG TGCCGAACTTACGCATCACACCGATTATTTTACCAAGTGAAAATCGACCAGCTAGCA ctTCTACAAAACTTGTTGCATGTAATGATGTTTATACACCACATGATTTGAGACATATTTCAAACGATG aTCAGCATAAATGTTGCAAATGTAGTACGGACGAAGTTCATAAACTGAAACAACAGCTAGCTGTGAGCGAAGCATTGAATAACAAATTAGAAGAGGAATTAAAGTATTATAAAAATGTTCTAGAGCAAAAGTtagaaattgttttaaaaaattcgGCCTATCAACGAGAAGCGTTCCAGGAGTTCGTTACTGTGAGTCGTCCAAGAGAAGGTCTTCTTCCCAAAACTAATTTTGAATTCGCTCCAATGCAAAACGATGAAGAGTTGcaaaattttgacagacaGTTAGGTACAGATGCAGAGTACAAAGCAAAAGTCGTTCGTTATTTACAAAAACAAGTAGATCGATCAGATGTGCTGAATCGTCTGCATTCTTTAATAGACTTGCTGTTTGGCAAAACATTTTTCTCTAAATTTTGTTGGATGGGTAgttatgataaaaaaaatcccaaaaaaccatttaacatTTATAAAAACGTTATAAACCTGTTTCAAATAATAGggacaaatgaaaatattatgCCTTCCACAGCATTTGTCAAAGaatttcttcagcaaaaatttaaaaattcctTAAAACGAATCCATGTCTCCGATCTCAAAACTACAACATCATTTAAAAAAGTTAATGTTAATAACGATGATTAA
- the LOC121596189 gene encoding uncharacterized protein LOC121596189 — protein sequence MANRNRSHKSGAFYRKAANHMKMKVNKKDKMEAGSSRQKQHDVPANSCTTAEPHEEEMQQVHFPAKQHDVPASCTTTKPDEEEMQQVVTEELPELSDFTNADESFSDTSDVEDDSVRNIDTMSIEDGLRFWALSSNAPHSSVNMVLKLFKKANVKVPSTAKTLLRTKRNPSSEIKEIGGGQYWYRGITKCLLNYFRTKKPSSTTFSLTVSVDGLPLHNSSSMQFWPILFKINELPKAPVMTAAIFCGLKKPDSIDEYLGPLVKELNLLHSNGIKINGELITITLSAIVADTPARAFIKGNQET from the exons ATGGCGAACCGTAATCGTTCTCATAAAAGTGGTGCTTTCTATCGCAAGGCGGCAAATCATATGAAAATGAAAGTGAACAAAAAGGATAAAATGGAGGCTGGATCGAGTCGTCAAA AACAACATGACGTACCTGCCAACTCATGCACTACTGCAGAACCTCATGAAGAAGAAATGCAGCAAGTGCATTTCCCAGCAAAGCAACATGACGTACCTGCCTCATGCACTACTACAAAACCTGATGAAGAAGAAATGCAGCAAGTGGTAACAGAGGAGTTACCGGAACTGTCTGACTTTACCAACGCAGACGAAAGTTTCTCTGACACCAGCGATGTGGAAGACGACAGTGTTCGCAACATAGATACTATGTCAATCGAAGATGGCCTTCGATTTTGGGCGTTGTCGAGCAATGCACCGCATAGTTCCGTCAATatggttttaaaattgtttaaaaaagcaAACGTTAAAGTTCCGTCAACTGCAAAAACTTTGTTGAGGACGAAACGTAATCCATCGTCGGAAATAAAAGAGATTGGCGGTGGACAGTATTGGTATCGCGGAATCACAAAATGCTTGCTTAATTATTTTCG aACTAAAAAGCCTTCTTCGACAACTTTTTCATTGACTGTTTCAGTAGATGGTTTACCATTGCACAACAGTAGTAGCATGCAATTTTGGCCcatattatttaaaatcaaCGAACTACCCAAAGCACCGGTTATGACAGCCGCTATCTTCTGTGGTCTTAAAAAGCCGGATAGCATCGATGAGTATCTCGGGCCGTTGGTAAAAGAATTAAACCTTTTGCATTCTAACGGAATCAAAATCAACGGAGAACTTATCACCATTACGCTAAGTGCTATCGTTGCTGACACTCCAGCCAGGGCTTTTATAAAAGGTAATcaagaaacataa